The DNA region GGCTTTCGGCATCGCTTGCATCAACCGCCTGTTCAGCATTGGCTTGCTCTCACGCATAGCCGAAAAAGTCGTCTTTGTAATGGTTCCGCCATTGACGCTTATTTTTCTGGTGCTGGGAAGTATCTTCGTGGGCATCGCGACACCCACCGAAGGCGGAGGTATGGGAGCCGTAGGCGCCTTGATATTGGCCGTGGCGAATCGCCGCCTTAGTTGGAAGTCACTTCGGCATGCCTTGACTTCCACAACCCGCCTGACCTCATTTGTTCTGTTCATTCTTGTAGGGGCTAGTCTTTTCTCTTTAACCTTCCGCGCTGTCAATGGTGATCTTTGGGTGGAGCACCTTTTGACGTCGCTACCGGGCGGGAACATGGGTTTCCTGATTGGTGTAAACATTCTGTTCTTTGTGCTGGCGTTCTTCCTGGATTTCTTTGAACTGGCTTTTATCTTGATTCCTCTGATTGCTCCAGTTGCCGACAAGCTGGGCATAGACCTCATCTGGCTAGGGGTGCTGCTTAGCATCAACATCCAGACATCGTTCATGCATCCACCCTTCGGTTTCTCGCTGATCTATCTGCGCTCGGTTGCACCAAAGGAAGTGAAGAGTTCTTCCATCTACCTTGGCGCCATTCCCTTCCTGTTTATACAAATAGTCATGGTGACGTTGGTCATCATGTTCCCGGGAATAGTGAACATCAAGGGCGCTGTCGATATGACCGAGAAGATCGAGCTAAAGATAGAAGCCCCTAGTAATCCATACGGGCCAGGCTGATATCGCCGCCCGCAATCACCTAATTAATAAAGGGTTCAAGCAAACATGGACATTAAGCAAATCAATTGGAATGATCAGGACTGGAAGCTCGTTCGAAACGGGATAGAGCGCAAGGCATTCGGCAGCGAGGCGGTTACTCTTGCCTTGCATAAGCTATATCCTGGTCATGAAATCTCGCCGCATTCTCACCCCAACGAACAGGTCGTATATATCCTCGAAGGCGAGGTGGATTTTCATATTGGCGATGAGGTGCACCGGGTCAAAGCGGGAGGCCTAGCAGTCATACCGCCCGGCATAGTGCACTACGTTGAAGTAGTGGGTGATCAGCCCGCAATCAATCTTGATGTCTTTACACCCGCGCGGCCCGAGTACGAGCAATGACGGCGTTTCCGACCTGCCCATATTGCGTGTGCTACGGCTCTGCGCGAGCGTGGCGAGCTTTTCTGATGGATTTGTCGATTAGTACTGGAGAGAGGGTATGCCCATTATTGAAGTGAACATGTTCGAAGGAAGGACGAGCCAGCAGAAGCGCGAGATGATCTCGGCGGTAACGCAGGCGGTAGCCCAGACCCTAGACGTGCCAGAGACCAATGTAAGAATCATTATTCGCGAGTTGAGTAAAGACAACTTCGGAATCGGCGGCAAGACGGCATTCGAGTTGGGGCGTTAGTACACAGAATTTACGGGGTAAGAACTATGATTGATTTTGGCACCGATTACACCCATACGATTGCAGGCCGGGCGGTGAAGAGCGTGACCTGGCTTGGGATCATCAACCCTGCGACCGAGGAGCAGTTTGCGCAAGCTCCCGACGCCAGTAAAGAACAGTTGGATGCAGCTGTGTCAGCTGCGCGCGCCGCATTTCCGGGGTGGTCGAGCACGCCCTACGAGCAAAGACAGGCGTTGGTGTATCGAATCGGCGACATGCTGCTCGAGCACCAAGAGCAGTTTGCCCGCCTGCTGACGAAGGAGCAGGGCAAGCCGTTGGAGTCGGCGCGCATGGAAGTAGGGCGCGCTGCCCATTGGTGCAAAGAGATCGCGGGGTTCTCCTTGCCCGAGACCGTTCTGGACAGCGATCCGGAGCGGACAGTTCTTATCCGACACGTGCCGCTAGGCGTCGTTGGCGCCATCGTGCCCTGGAATTTCCCGATGACGCTTGCGCTTTGGAAAGTAGCACCCGGCTTGCTTGCCGGCAATACCATGGTCTTAAAGCCATCGCCGTTTACGCCACTAACGGCGCTCAAGCTGGGCGAGTTGCTGTGTGATTTGCTGCCGCCCGGCGTTTTAAACGTTGTATCAGGGGGCGATGCTGTTGGTCCGTGGATGTCCGAGCATGAGGGGATCGATAAGATCGCGTTTACCGGTTCTACTGCCACAGGACGGCGGGTCATGGAAAGCGCATCGCGGAGACTCAAGCGTATCACGCTGGAACTAGGCGGCAATGACCCCGCTATTGTTTTGCCCGATGCAGACATTGATGAAGTCGCACCGCAGTTATTTTGGGCCTGTTTTGCCAACAGCTCACAATATTGCTTGGCGACAAAGCGGCTCTATATCCATGAAAGCATATACGACCGGCTTGCGAGCGCCATTGTTGAATATGGCAAGTCGGTGAAAGTGGGTGACGGCACTGACGAAAGCGTGCAGCTGGGGCCGGTGCAGAACCGCTTGCAGTATGAGCGCATAATGGAACTGCTGGCCGATTGCAAGGCGCAAGGAATGAGGTTTTTGCTGGGTGGTGACTCTCCAGCGGGGCCCGGTTACTTCCTTAATCCCACTATTGTAGATAATCCGCCTGACGATACACGTATCGTTAACGAGGAACCATTTGGTCCCATTGTGCCTTTCCTTAAGTATCGTACGCTGGATGAGGTGGTGCAGCGTGCGAACGCGGGAGAGTACGGGCTGGGCGGTTCGGTGTGGGGTAGTGATGCGGCAGTGGCAAGATCTGTGGCCGATCGGCTGCAGTGCGGCATGATCTGGATCAACGAAATTCACAAGCTGACACCCCATGCGCCCTTGGCCGGTCACAAGCAATCCGGTTTAGGGTCGGAAAACAGCCTTGAGGGCTTGCTCTCCTATACCAATACACAAACGTTGTCGGTGAAACGCTGACTTTGCGCGCCCTCGGAATGTAATCGAGATTTTAGAGCGATTGCTCCATCGGCGCATTTTTTCATCCGGAGTGTTCCTATATAAGGACATATAAATTAGTGTTCATTTATAGGTCTTTTCGTGCTAAGATTTCTTCGTATAACAGGATCACCCGTGCATGGAAATAGTGGCATCGAGTTGCCGCTAGCAGGAGACAAAGGTTGGATCGTTCAAAAAAAGCGTGCAGCATGCGTAAGCCCAAAGGCTCCGAAGTCGATGCTTATCGCTATGAGCTTGTGGCCTGCGGAAATCAGCTAGAGCGCAGGCGTCACGCTGCAGCCGTCCCCCGCGGAAACGAGGTGTTGCTGCGCGTGCTCGCAGCCGGCCTATGCCATACAGACCTGCATTTGTCTGATGGCTACTTCAACCTTGGCGGCGGTAACCGGATTTCTCTGATCGAGCGTGGAATTAACCTGCCCCATACGCTGGGCCACGAGACCGTTGGCGAGATCATGGCGATGGGTCCGGATGTTTCGGGCCTAAGTATTGGGGATCGCATGCTGGTCTATCCGTGGGCGGGGTGTGACGCCTGCGAACTATGCACGAGTGAGCAAGGCCACCTTTGCCATTCACCGCGCTTTACCGGGGTGTTTCGTCCAGGGGGTTTCGGCAGTCATATTGTGGTGTCGCATCCCAAGTACCTCTTTTCATTGGGGGGGTGTCTGAGCTGGCCGCCGCGCCGCTGGCATGTTCAGGACTGACCGCTTATAGCGCTCTTTTGAAAGCCCGCGTGGATCTCATTAAGGAGCCTCTCGTCATCATAGGCGCCGGCGGTTTAGGGCTGATGGCGCTTGCGCTCCTAAAGCTGATGGACGGGAACGCTGCGGTCTTGATCGAACCTGATCCCGTCAAGAGAAAAGTTGCACTTCAGATGGGCGCCATCGGCGCGTTCGATCCGGCAGCCGTCGCGGACGGTTCAGCCACCGCGGGCTTGGGTGATGGCGCAGCCGCGGTATTAGACTTTGTCGGGTCGCCGGCATCCATTGCTCAAGGTGTGACCATGTTGAGGAAGGGTGGCCGCTTGATCATGGTAGGCATGTATGGGGGCGAGCTCTCTTTACCGATTCCTACCTTGGTTCTGCGTGCGATATCGCTCGAAGGCTCCTACGTCGGCTCGCTTGCCCAGATGCGCGAGCTGATGGCGCTGGTGAAAAGGAAGGGGATACCAGAGATACCGATAGTCCCCAGACCCTTATCGGAGATCAATGATGCGATCGCTCAGATGCGTGAAGGAGGGGTTGTTGGACGGACCGTTCTGCAGCCGTAGCATGATCAATGGATCATTTTGGAGCTGAATCTTGAAAGAAAAAATTCTTGTCGCTAGAGCGACTTTCCCCGACATCATTGCCCGCCTTGAAGAGCACTTTGAGGTCGAGCGAAACCATGATGATAGCCCTTTGTCGGGTGACGAGCTGCAAAGCCGCATTGCTGACAAGGTGGGCGCAATACTGATGGGTGGTGAGCGGATCGACGAGATTGTTATTGCTGGCGCTGGCAAGCTGCGCGCCGTTTCGAATTGCGCCGCCGGGTACAACAACTTTGATCTTCCGGCTCTCACCCGTGCGGGGATTATCGCAAGCAATACTCCTGAGGTGTCGAACGAGAGCGTAGCTGATTTCGGCTGGGCGCTTATGCTAGCGGCAGCGCGTCGCGTCGCCGACAGCGATCGGTTCGTTCGCTCCGGAGAGTGGGGCGGATTTGCTTATGATCTTTTCCTGGGCGTGGACCTTCATGGCTCTACCTTGGGCATTATTGGAATGGGCCGCATAGGTCAGGCAATCGCTCGGCGCGCAGCCGGCTTCGACATGTCAGTCCTCTATCATAACCGCTCTCGCCTTGATCCCGCATTGGAGCAAGCGTGCAGCGCACGATATGTTTCCAAGGAAATACTGCTGGAGCAGGCCGATCACGTGGTGCTTGTGTTGCCGTATAGCGCCTCCGCCCACCATACGATAGGTGCAGCTGAACTCAGGCTCATGAAACGGACGGCTACGCTGGTGAATATAGCCAGGGGAGGCATCGTGGACGATGATGCCTTGGCCGCGGCCCTTGGGGATGGCAGCATAGCCGCTGCTGCCCTGGACGTATTCGAAGATGAGCCCCGGGTACATCCGGCGTTGCTCGAAGCGCCAAACCTGATTATGTCGCCCCATATTGGAAGCGCTACCACAAAGACGCGCCGCGCCTTAGCCAACTTGGCTGTGGATAACTTGATTGCTGCGCTGGGCTACGGCCCTAACGCCGGCGAACCGCCATCGATACTCAATCCTGAGGTGCTGGGAACCGCAAGAGAGCGGATGCCGGCAGTTTCAATGCAAGGAGACAATGCATGAACAAGAACAGTATTTGCAGTTATATGGCGGCTGCCGCCGCAGTAGTCGCATTCGGGTCTGCACATGGACAAGCAATACCGGTTTCTGACGATGTGGTCAGGCTTGGCGTGTTGACCGACCTTAGCGGTCTGAATTCAGATTTTGCCGGCAAGGGATCTGTCGAGGCCGTAAAGCTGGCGATCGAAGACATGGGCGGCAGCGTTGCCGGGAAAAAGATCGATGTTATCTACGCAGACCATCTGAATAAGGCCGACGTCGCGTCGGCCACAGCGCGAAAATGGTTGGATACAGAAGGTGTCGACATGATCACTGATCTGGTGAGCTCACCTACCTCCTTGGCGGTGGTGGATGTGGGTCGCCAAAAGCGGAAGATCACTATGGTGACGGGCGGATACTCGTCGCGTCTGACCAATGAGGATTGCAGCCCTTACAACGTGCATTACCAAATTGACACGGTGGCGTTGGCAAATACACCGCGGCTGTTGACTGAGCGAGGCGCGAAATCCTGGTATTTCGTTACGGCGGACTATGCCTTTGGGCGCTCCATGGAGAAAGACGCCACGGCAATGATAGAGGCGGCCGGCGGCAAGGTTGTGGGCAGCGTTTACCCGCCGTTCAACAATACCGACTTCTCGTCCTACATGCTGCAGGCACAGTCCTCAGGGGCACAAATGATTGCCTTGGCAAACGCCGGCGGCGACATGATCAACTCTGTCAAGGCCGCCAATGAGTTCGGACTGACGCTTTCCGATAAGCAAAGCGTCATGGCAATGGCCTTCCTGTTGACTGATGTCCATGCACTTGGCCTGGACATGGCGCAGAACCTCTACACGATAGAAGGTTTCTACTGGGACTCAAACGAGGAGACTCGCAAATTCGCTCAGCGTTTCTTTGATCGAATGAACAAAATGCCTTCGGCTATCCAAGCGGCTACCTACTCTTCTGCTTTGACCTATCTCAAAGCTGTCGAGGCCGCCGGTACGGATGACGCGCAAACTGTCATGGAGCAGATGAAGTCGGCGCCGATCAACGATATTTATGCGACGAACGGCAAGATTCGCGAAGACGGCCGGCTGCTGAAGGATTTGTATGTGGTGCAGGTAAAGACGCCGGCCGAATCGAAGAAGGCCTGGGATTACTACCATATCCGGGCCACAGTGCCAGCCGCGGAAGCCTTTCAGCCTTTGTCGCAGTCGACGTGTTCATATTTGAAGAAGGATGCGGCCTAGGCGAGGCCTGTGGGTAGCCACAGGCCTCGAGTAGGTCCAGGAGTTGCAATGAGTTATGTACCCGAGGCAGGTATCGAGCAGGCCACTTTAGCAGAGCAGTCCCTGCAAAGCGTTATCAACGAGATCAAGAGTGTCGTGGGTCCCAGCGGATGGCTATCCGCTGATGCGGATATTGCTCCGTATCTGTGCGAGCAGCGGGGCCTTTATCGCGGGAGCACTGGTCTGGTTGTGCGACCCACGACTACGCAGCAAGTGTCAAAGGTCATGACCATCTGCTCCCGAGCCAACGTGCCAGTAATTCCGCAAGGTGGAAATACTGGCCTGTGTGGTGGGGCAGTTCCTCCTGCGGACGGTCTCAATATTGTTTTATGTTTATCGCGCATGCGCAGCATACGGTCCGTGGATCCTGGCAATTTCACAATTACCGTGGACGCGGGCTGCATACTGGCTGAGGTCCAACAGGCGGCAGACCAGCATGATCGTCTTTTCCCACTGAGCCTGGGAGCCGAAGGCAGTTGCCAGATCGGCGGAAATTTATCCACTAATGCGGGTGGAATGCAGGTGCTGCGTTACGGAAATATGCGAGAGCTCACCCTGGGGCTGGAGGTCGTGTTGGCTGATGGGCGCGTGCTGGATTGCCTGCGCGCGCTGCGCAAGGACAATACAGGCTATGACCTGAAACAGTTGTTTATCGGTGCGGAGGGAACGTTAGGGGTGATCACTGGGGCGACCTTACGTCTGTTTCCCAAACCTGTTTCGGTCACGACGGCCTATGTTTCATTGCCCACGCTGCAGTCTGTAATTTCCTTGTTGAGTTTGTCGCGCATGAAGACGGGCGATCAATTGACAGCGTTCGAATTCATGCCGCGATTCGGTGTGGATATAGCGGTCCGCAATATCCACGACATCCGCGATCCCTTGCCCGGAGAGGCGGATTGGTATGTGTTGATGGAGCTGTCCAGCTCGGTAAACGACGGTCACCTGGACATCATGTTGGAGACTTTACTGGAGGATGCCCTTGAGGCCGGCCTTATCATCGACGCCGCAGTCGCCAGTAACGATAGCCAGCGTGCCGCTATGTGGCGCGTTCGCGAAGCTCTGGTCGAGGCCCAGAAGTTCGAGGGCGCATCAATCAAGTTCGACGTTTCCGTTCCCGTGATGTCGATACCCGAGTTTATTCCAGAGGCCTCCCAGGCTTGCCTGGAAGTTCTGCCGTCCGTTCGCCCTTTAGCTTTCGGTCATTGTGGTGACGGTAATGTTCATTTCAACTTGGCTGCGCCCGTGGATGACGATGGGCGCTTTGGAAACTGGACGCCAGTCTTCAATACTGTGGTTTTTGACATTGTTGAAAAGTATCGCGGGTCCATCAGCGCCGAACATGGCATCGGGTTGACCAAACGCGAAGCTTTAGGTGTTTACAAATCGGACATCGAGCTGGATGTTATGCGCGCCATCAAGGCGGCGCTCGACCCGCTCAATACGTTGAATCCCGACAAGGTGATTCCCATACGACTATAAGGAAGGAGGAACCCCATGGTATTGACCATCAATCGCCTACATGAATCGTTCGCGGCCGAAATCACCAACGCAAAGATCAGCGAGGGGCTGGCTGACGCGGCGCTGGAAGAAATTGCAAATGCCATTGACCAGTACGGCGTGGTTGTACTGCGCGACCAGGAGATCAGCAACGAGCAGCAGATCTCCTTTGCCGAAAATTTCGGAACAATCGAACCATCCGTAACGCGGTATCGAAAAGATACCCCGCAGCGTATCTCGCAGACCGAGATCGTGGATGTATCGAACTTGGATACGGAGAACCGACCCAGGCCCATAAACGATAGGCTACGCATGCTGCTGCTGGGAAATCGTCTGTGGCATACTGACAGTTCGTTTCGCGCCGTGCCGGGTGCGCTTTCGATGCTGCTGGCCCGCAGCGTCCCCCTGGCAGGCGGAGACACACAGTTCAGCGATACCTGTACGGCGTACCAGGACCTGTCCGAGCCCGAAAAGCAGCGCATTGAAGATATGAAGGCGGAGCATTCACTACTGTATTCCCGCGAGCAACTGGGCTTTAGTGATTTTTCGGATGACGAGCGCGCGGCGTTGCCGCCTGTGCAACACCCAGTCGTGCGTCGATTGCCAACTGACGGCCGCAAGTCCTTATATATAGGATCGCATGCCTCACACCTTATCGGCATGCCATTGCCGGAGGGCCGCATGACATTGCGGGACCTGCTCGATCACGCCACGCAGCCACAATACGTGTATTCACATAAGTGGCGCGTCGGCGATCTGGTTATTTGGGATAACCGCCGTACCTTGCATCGTGGCAAGTCGTACGATGAGAGCTGTCCCCGGGATCTGAGGCGCGTGACGACTTCGCATGTACAAGGGATGTCGACACTTGCGTCGTTGAAGTCAAGACGCCCGAGCGGGCAGGAGATTAGGGGAACGTTATGAGTTCACTACATAGCAACAACGGGGCGTTTCGCGCTGAGTTTCGAACAACTATCCCGGAAAGCTACAGCGGCATTCGCCATGCGGCGATCATACTGGGATTCGGCATGCTAGCCATTTGCCTGTGCCTTTGGTTTTTGTCGACCCCACTTAGCTGGACCGAGCTCGCAATGATCCCTCTCGTTGTTCTGGGATGGAATCTAGTCGAGTGGTGGGGGCACAAGCGGTTGCACCGGCCCGGCAAAAGTGCATTCTCCAAAGCGCTTTACACGCGCCACACCTTAACCCACCATCGATTCTTCACCGAGCAGAACGGCGTACTCGAGAATGCGCGGGATCTTAAGATTGTTTTTTTTCCAGCCTTTGCTCTGCCGGTCATCACGGTGTTGTCTTTAGTGCCAGCGGCCGTCGCGTGGTGGGTGATTTCACTTAATGCAGGTCTGGTGTTTGTGATCACATCGGTGGTCATGTATCTATTGTTCGAGGCCTTCCATCTATGTGCTCATCTTCCGGATACGCACTGGACGACTCGGCTACCGCTGATCAGCACAATGCGGCGCCATCATCTTGCTCATCATGATCCATCGCTAATGATGACGCACAATATGAACTTTACTTTGCCTTGGGCAGACTGGTTCTTCAAAACCAGCGATGTGCAGAGGGGTTTCTGGGGCACCACCTTCAATGGCGGGTCGTCGCAATACGTGCGCCGTCCTAAGCCTTGATTAATTTTGAGAGGCGGACATCTGCGTTGTTTAAGACCATCTCTCTTTTAGCAGATGTCGCCTTAAAAACTGAAGGCTGCTAGTCCAGAGCCTTATAGCCCATGACCAACGATAACTCTTTGGCGCAGGCGGTGAGTGAACGAATAATTGAGCTCTGTTTGGGTTTGGATCGTTCGGTCGGAGCGGCTACGATTAGCGCTGCGACAGGTACGCCGGGGCTCACAAGGATCGGGGTGGCATAGGCCGAGACCCCCACGTGGGTATCGTCTGACGTCGTGGCAATGCCACTTTCTTGAATGGTCTCAATCATGCTGCGTAGCGCTTGACGGTCGATTACCGTACCCGTTGCGGTCGTGGTCGGCTTGAAGCTCTTCAAATAAGCTTCTCGTTGTTCTTTGGGCATGAAGGCCAGCAATGCCCGGCCACCAGACGACGAATACAGCGGCCGCCTTTCTCCGATTGACGCCATGAACCGTATGGGGTGCTTGCTCTCTGCGCGAGCTATATAGATGGCTTCATTCTGATCGGGCGTGAGACTTGAGATGAACACCGTTTCACCCACGTCGTCGGCCAGTTGACGTATGAAAGGCATCGCCAGGTCGGGTAATTCGGTGAGATCGACCGACTTTGCCTGCGCACTGTTGATCAGCGCCGCCAAGGAAAAGGCAGAGTTGCCGAGATGGTATTGGGAACCCGCCAACCTCACGTAGCCTTCTTGGCACAGCGCTCTGAGCAGGGAGAATGTGCTCGTTTTGGGCGCACTTAGCATCGCGCTGATCTTGGAAAGATTTTGTCCAGTATCTTGATGCTTGGCGAGGATCTGGATAATCTTCAAGATACGGGCTGGTGACCGCAGTCTGGGCTGTTCCTGTGTTTCTATGGGTCCATCTGTCGGCTTAGCTTGCATATTTTCGTTATTGGAAAAGGGGAGGGCTATCGGTTACGGAGTGATGGTCGCGCTGTGCAATACGGGGCGCTCAATGCCGATAGCAGCGTAGTTGTGTTTCATCTACGCTGCAAGCCCACCCAACTGATATTACTTGACGCTTGCCAGGAAGTTCTGCATTGGTCCCTCGGCAACCGAGAACCACTGGTTGCTGTCGTCGCGGAACCGCAGCCACGGATCCAAGATCTTCTTGAAGCGCGGGTTTCTCTCAGCTTCGGTAAGGAACAGCTCGTTCGAAAGCTTATAGCATTCTTCCATGATCTCCTTGGAGAACCAGCGCAGTTGGCCACCGTTCTTTAGGATTCGTGCCAACGCTGCTGGATTAGCAGCATCATACTGGGCTTGAATTTGCACGTGTGTTTCATAAGTAGCTGTTTCCAACGCCGCCTGGTACTCCTTGGGTAGTTGGTCCCACGCCTTGATGCCGACGTAGAACGACTCTTGCGGGCCGGCGTCCCACCAGCCTGGAGCATAGTAGTACGGCGCTACCTTGTTGAAACCCAATTTTTCATCATCAAAGGGGCCCACGAACTCGGCCGCATCTATGGTGCCTTTCTCAAGTGCTGAATAAACGTCACCGGCTGGAATCTGTTGCGGTACCGCACCCAGTTTTTCGAAGATGCGCCCCGCCATCCCACCAATGCGGAACTTCAGGCCGTTGATATCGGCAACGGTGTTGATCTCTTTGCGGAAAAAGCCTCCCATCTGGGTGCCGGTGTTCCCGCCCATAAAATTGATGATGCCGTATTCCTTGAAGAACTCACGCAGCAATTCCTTGCCGCCACCTTTTTCGAACCAGGCAGTCTGCTGACGCGAGTTCAGACCGAAAGGAAGGCCAGAGTCAAAGGTAAACGCCGAGTCCACGCCCGAGAAATACTGGGACACGGTGTGCGCCATTTCAACGGTACCGTTCTGGACAGCACCCATAACCTCAAATGGCGGAACGATCTCGCCGCCTGGAAAGGCGCGGATGTTGAATTTGCCGCCTGTTAGCTCCGAAATACGTTTGCACATGCGTTCGGAACCGCCGAAGATCGTGTCCAAAGATTTTGGGAAACTGGACGCCAGGCGCCAGTTGATCGTCGGCGTGGACTGGGCCAAGGCCGGAGCAGCAATAGCTCCCAATGAGGCTGTAGCTCCGAGCGCTGCGTTTTTAATAAAGGAACGGCGTTGCATTTATGTCTCCTGATTAATTAATCAATCAAATGTTCTCATAAATATACACTGTGGTCAATGTTCTTATTTGAGAACTTTTGAGTCGAGCACGTTCAGTTGTCGACGGGTATCAGCGCGCTCGTTGCACCGAGATATGACAGTAGGGGAGTAGTTGTCGTATTTGCCGCGAAGCGCGGCTCTTCATCATGATCGGGGGACGATCGACATTCATTAGACTTGTTTTTGCGAAGAACTCGTCTAAAGGAAACAATGCCGATGTCCCCAATCGATTCTATCCTAGGGATCCCTGGACTGGTGGTCCAGGCCGTAAGACGAATGAAGGATACTCATGTGTGGGCAGGGCCACGTAAGCGGCCGGCCTGCGTGCACTGCGCAGGCAACCAGGTGCGCGTCAAGGCCACTTACCTGCTTACGCTCAAGCATACGCGCCAGGGAAATAAGCTGGTGGTGCTGCACCTGCGCGTGCCCAAGTATCACTGCGTAGACTGCAACCGCTATTTCCGGCATCGTTTTGCCGGGATTCTTCCCAGGCTACGTGCCACCGAGACGTACCGGCTGGAGGTCTTTGAAGCCGACGAGGGCGGTGTCAGCCAGCGCAAGCTGACTCACACGCACCGCATCGGTAGTGTGACGGTCGAGCGCTGGTATCAATCCTTTGTGAAGCGGCGGGTGTTGGAGCTCTCAGGCCGCAGTTGCCCGCAAGTACTTGGGATTGATGAGCACTTTTTCACACGCAAACGCGAGTCTTGGCTCAATGCGGTTGGAAGAGCCTTGGAGAATGGCTCGTTTGTTGGAGGCGCAACTCGGAATCGAACCGGGGTACACGGATTTGCAATCCGCTGCATGACCACTCTGCCATTGCGCCTCAATGAAGTCCGCTAGTATACGATATTCGCAGATACCCCGCTTAACCGACCGGCTTCATTGCCGTTCGGCGCCGAGAGGCTTAACGCCCAGCAGTGCCGTCCAGCCATTGCTGATACGCCGTGCGGGTCACCGCTGACACCGACTCCAGGGCCTTCTGATGCTGAACCTGGTGCCGCAGCATCAGGCGCGCATTGGCCACCCCGCGCGATTTGCAGTACCAGTGGCAGCTGTGCTGGAAAAGATACAGCTCGGCAGACAAGTGGTAGGCGCGGGTTTTCAGATCCCAGCCGCCTTCGTTGTCTACAACGTGGCGCAAACCCGCCGCATGGATATGCAGAAGCTTGCGGAAGTCGCGAGTAACAGAGGGAAGAAAGCGTTCGGCATAAGGCAGACACATGGGAAGCACGACCATGCTGGTGTCCGGTTCGCTTTCCTTTTGCATGGCTTCCGCCAATGAGCGCAACTGTGCTGCCACGGCGCTCTCAGTTTGCGCAAAAGTTTCCAGCACCTGAAGCTGGCGCCCTTCGTCTTTCTCGTGGATGGCGCGGGTGTAGCCTTGCGTCAGCGTTTCCATGTGGCGCTCAAGCTGCATATTGGCCAGATGCTGGCCCAACAATGCGATATGAGAGCGCTGGTATCGTGTGCGCAGCAGCTGCCATGCCACGAAGACCATCAACAAGCCGAATGTGAATTCCACTGCGTGTACTCCCCTATCGCCTGCGCAAAAAACGCCGGCGCATTAAACAAAAAGCCCAAACCGAAGTTTGGGCTTTTTGTTTAATCTTGGAGCGGGAAACGAGTCTCGAACTCGCGACCTCAACCTTGGCAAGGTTGCGCTCTACCAACTGAGCTATTCCCGCGTAAAGCTTTGCAGCCGGGGCTTTCCTGCTGCAAAGAAGCCTCGCATTGTAGGGTAATTTCTTGTCCCTTGCAAGTTGCCCGGCGCCTTCAAAACTACCTGCGTAAAATCAACTAAGATTTAGCGAAGACCAGAATATTAGCATAAATTTTTTAGTGACAGGGCCGCCTTGCTGCAAACTGCCAAGTACGATCTTAC from Pollutimonas thiosulfatoxidans includes:
- a CDS encoding cupin domain-containing protein, yielding MDIKQINWNDQDWKLVRNGIERKAFGSEAVTLALHKLYPGHEISPHSHPNEQVVYILEGEVDFHIGDEVHRVKAGGLAVIPPGIVHYVEVVGDQPAINLDVFTPARPEYEQ
- a CDS encoding 2-hydroxymuconate tautomerase gives rise to the protein MPIIEVNMFEGRTSQQKREMISAVTQAVAQTLDVPETNVRIIIRELSKDNFGIGGKTAFELGR
- a CDS encoding aldehyde dehydrogenase family protein; amino-acid sequence: MIDFGTDYTHTIAGRAVKSVTWLGIINPATEEQFAQAPDASKEQLDAAVSAARAAFPGWSSTPYEQRQALVYRIGDMLLEHQEQFARLLTKEQGKPLESARMEVGRAAHWCKEIAGFSLPETVLDSDPERTVLIRHVPLGVVGAIVPWNFPMTLALWKVAPGLLAGNTMVLKPSPFTPLTALKLGELLCDLLPPGVLNVVSGGDAVGPWMSEHEGIDKIAFTGSTATGRRVMESASRRLKRITLELGGNDPAIVLPDADIDEVAPQLFWACFANSSQYCLATKRLYIHESIYDRLASAIVEYGKSVKVGDGTDESVQLGPVQNRLQYERIMELLADCKAQGMRFLLGGDSPAGPGYFLNPTIVDNPPDDTRIVNEEPFGPIVPFLKYRTLDEVVQRANAGEYGLGGSVWGSDAAVARSVADRLQCGMIWINEIHKLTPHAPLAGHKQSGLGSENSLEGLLSYTNTQTLSVKR
- a CDS encoding alcohol dehydrogenase catalytic domain-containing protein, giving the protein MRKPKGSEVDAYRYELVACGNQLERRRHAAAVPRGNEVLLRVLAAGLCHTDLHLSDGYFNLGGGNRISLIERGINLPHTLGHETVGEIMAMGPDVSGLSIGDRMLVYPWAGCDACELCTSEQGHLCHSPRFTGVFRPGGFGSHIVVSHPKYLFSLGGCLSWPPRRWHVQD
- a CDS encoding zinc-binding dehydrogenase produces the protein MDLIKEPLVIIGAGGLGLMALALLKLMDGNAAVLIEPDPVKRKVALQMGAIGAFDPAAVADGSATAGLGDGAAAVLDFVGSPASIAQGVTMLRKGGRLIMVGMYGGELSLPIPTLVLRAISLEGSYVGSLAQMRELMALVKRKGIPEIPIVPRPLSEINDAIAQMREGGVVGRTVLQP
- a CDS encoding 2-hydroxyacid dehydrogenase — translated: MLKEKILVARATFPDIIARLEEHFEVERNHDDSPLSGDELQSRIADKVGAILMGGERIDEIVIAGAGKLRAVSNCAAGYNNFDLPALTRAGIIASNTPEVSNESVADFGWALMLAAARRVADSDRFVRSGEWGGFAYDLFLGVDLHGSTLGIIGMGRIGQAIARRAAGFDMSVLYHNRSRLDPALEQACSARYVSKEILLEQADHVVLVLPYSASAHHTIGAAELRLMKRTATLVNIARGGIVDDDALAAALGDGSIAAAALDVFEDEPRVHPALLEAPNLIMSPHIGSATTKTRRALANLAVDNLIAALGYGPNAGEPPSILNPEVLGTARERMPAVSMQGDNA
- a CDS encoding ABC transporter substrate-binding protein, translated to MNKNSICSYMAAAAAVVAFGSAHGQAIPVSDDVVRLGVLTDLSGLNSDFAGKGSVEAVKLAIEDMGGSVAGKKIDVIYADHLNKADVASATARKWLDTEGVDMITDLVSSPTSLAVVDVGRQKRKITMVTGGYSSRLTNEDCSPYNVHYQIDTVALANTPRLLTERGAKSWYFVTADYAFGRSMEKDATAMIEAAGGKVVGSVYPPFNNTDFSSYMLQAQSSGAQMIALANAGGDMINSVKAANEFGLTLSDKQSVMAMAFLLTDVHALGLDMAQNLYTIEGFYWDSNEETRKFAQRFFDRMNKMPSAIQAATYSSALTYLKAVEAAGTDDAQTVMEQMKSAPINDIYATNGKIREDGRLLKDLYVVQVKTPAESKKAWDYYHIRATVPAAEAFQPLSQSTCSYLKKDAA